The Crocosphaera subtropica ATCC 51142 genome includes a window with the following:
- the lipA gene encoding lipoyl synthase has protein sequence MAKSSLKNDINITPIPYWLKKPIGKASELSTVQKIIKTRNIHTICEEGRCPNRGECYSNRTATFLLMGPTCTRSCAFCQVDKGHAPISLDPEEPQKVAESVKLLGLSYVVLTSVARDDLEDGGANWFVKTMTAIRTLNPNTDIEVLTPDFWGGQGGQKSQKERISTVVKAKPACYNHNIETVQRLQGPVRRGAKYERSLDVLRWVKEIDSTIPTKSGLMLGHGETETEIITTLKDLRRVQCDRITLGQYMRPSLAHLSVQKYWTPEEFEKLGEIARSLGFSHVRSGPLVRSSYHAGEEN, from the coding sequence AAAAAAACCAATAGGAAAAGCAAGTGAACTTTCTACCGTTCAAAAAATTATAAAAACTCGTAATATTCATACGATTTGCGAAGAAGGCCGTTGTCCTAATCGTGGAGAATGTTACAGTAATAGAACAGCAACCTTTCTGTTAATGGGGCCAACTTGTACCCGTTCTTGTGCCTTTTGCCAAGTAGATAAAGGTCACGCACCCATATCTCTAGACCCAGAAGAACCCCAAAAAGTAGCAGAATCCGTTAAATTATTAGGATTAAGCTACGTTGTTCTTACCTCCGTTGCACGGGATGATTTAGAAGACGGTGGGGCTAACTGGTTCGTTAAAACCATGACTGCTATTCGTACCCTTAACCCCAACACGGACATAGAAGTTTTAACCCCGGACTTTTGGGGAGGACAAGGAGGTCAAAAAAGTCAAAAAGAACGAATTAGTACCGTTGTAAAGGCAAAACCAGCTTGCTACAACCATAATATTGAAACGGTGCAGCGTTTACAAGGTCCAGTGAGACGAGGGGCAAAATATGAGCGATCGCTCGATGTATTGCGATGGGTTAAAGAAATAGATTCGACCATTCCCACAAAATCAGGGTTAATGTTAGGTCACGGGGAAACCGAGACAGAAATTATCACAACGTTAAAGGATTTAAGACGGGTGCAATGCGATCGCATTACGTTAGGACAATATATGCGTCCTTCTTTAGCTCATCTTTCGGTACAGAAATATTGGACTCCTGAAGAATTTGAAAAATTGGGAGAAATCGCTCGTTCTTTGGGTTTTTCTCATGTTCGTTCTGGTCCTTTAGTTCGTAGTTCCTATCATGCCGGAGAAGAGAATTAA